From a single Glycine soja cultivar W05 chromosome 19, ASM419377v2, whole genome shotgun sequence genomic region:
- the LOC114399751 gene encoding spliceosome-associated protein 130 A-like isoform X2, producing the protein MAVSEEECSSAKSGSSGPSSSSSSASRYYLSKCVFRGSVVLHVLHAHIRSPSSNDVVFGKETSIELVVIDEDGNVQSVFDQPVFGTLKDLAILPWNEKFRAARDPQLWGKDLLVATSDSGKLSLLTFCNEMHRFVPVTHIQLSNPGNQMDFPGRKLAVDSSGCFIAASAYEDRLALFSLSMSSGDIIDERIVYPSESEGTASTSRSIQRTSISVTIWSICFISQDSRQPSKEHNPVLALIINRREALLNELLLLEWNVKARKIFVISQYVEAGPLAHDIVEVPNSGGLAFLFRAGDVLLMDLRDHRNPSCVCKTNLNFLPHAMEEQTYVEDSCKLHDVDDERFSVAACALLELSDYDPMCIDSDNGGANSGYKYICSWSWEPENNRDPKMIFCVDTGEFFMIEVLFNSEGPKVNLSECLYKGLPCKALLWVEGGYLAALVEMGDGMVLKLEDGRLCYTNPIQNIAPILDMEVVDYHDEKHDQMFACCGVAPEGSLRIIRNGINVENLHRTASIYQGVSGTWTVRMKVTDSHHSFLVLSFLDETRILSVGLSFTDVTDSVGFQPNVCTLACGLVTDGLLVQIHRSTVKLCLPTKASHSEGIPLSSPICTSWSPDNVGISLGAVGHNFIVVSTTNPCFLFILGVRLLSVYQYEIYEMQHLVLQNELSCISIPGQEIEQKQSNSSISANNSSISSFQSGVDINKTFVIGTHKPSVEIWFFAPGGGITVVACGTISLTNTIGSVKSDSIPQDVRLVSADKYYVLAGLRNGMLLRFEWPAEPCPSSPINMVDTALSSTNLVNSVTNAFDKRNDLPSMLQLIAIRRIGITPIFLVPLGDTLDADIIVLADRPWLLHSARQGLSYTSISFQPATHVTPVSCVEFPKGILFVAENSLHLVEMGHGKRLNVQKFHLEGTPRKVLYHDESKMLLVMRTELNCGPCLSDICCVDSLSGSVLSSFRLELGETGKSMELVRVGSEQVLVVGTSLSSGPHTMPTGEAESCKGRLLVLCLDHVQNSDSGSMTFCSKAGSSSQKTSPFHEIVTYAPELLSSSSLGSSPDDNSSDGIKLHENEVWQFRLAYATKWPGVVLKICPYLDHYFLATAGNAFYVCGFPNDNPQRVRRYAMGRTRYMITSLTAHLTRIAVGDCRDGILLYSYHEEAKKLELLYNDPSQRIVADCILMDADTAVVSDRKGSIAVLCSDHLEDNAGAQCNMTLSCAYFMAEIAMSIKKGSYSYRLPADDVLEGGNGPKTNVDSLQNTIIASTLLGSIMIFIPLSREEYELLEVVQARLVVHHLTAPVLGNDHHEFRSRENRVGVPKILDGDILTQFLELTSMQQKMILSLEQPDMVKPSLKPLLPSHVSVNQVVQLLERVHDALN; encoded by the exons ATGGCGGTTTCCGAAGAAGAATGCTCTTCTGCGAAGTCAGGTTCATCAGGTCCctcttcttcgtcttcctccgccTCGCGTTACTACCTCTCCAAGTGCGTTTTCAGAGGCAGCGTCGTTCTTCATGTCCTCCACGCTCACATCCGTTCTCCCTCCTCAAACGACGTCGTTTTCGGCAAG gaGACATCTATAGAATTGGTGGTTATTGATGAGGATGGGAATGTGCAATCTGTGTTTGATCAGCCTGTCTTTGGCACCCTCAAAGATCTTGCCATATTGCCCTGGAATGAGAAATTTCGTGCCGCGCGTGATCCGCAG CTGTGGGGTAAAGACCTTTTGGTTGCTACATCTGATTCTGGGAAGTTGTCGTTGCTTACATTTTGCAATGAAATGCATAG GTTTGTACCTGTAACACATATTCAGCTATCTAATCCTGGAAACCAAATGGATTTTCCTGGAAGAAAGCTAGCAGTTGATTCCAG TGGTTGTTTTATTGCTGCCAGTGCATATGAAGATCGGTTGGCTTTGTTTTCTTTGTCAATGTCCAGTGGTGATATCATTGATGAG AGAATTGTATATCCTTCTGAAAGTGAAGGGACTGCAAGTACTTCCAGAAGCATCCAAAGAACCAGTATAAGTGTTACTATTTGGAGCATCTGTTTCATTTCACAAGATTCCAGACAACCAAGCAAGGAGCATAATCCTGTACTAGCTCTTATTATAAATAG GAGGGAAGCGCTTCTAAATGAACTGCTATTATTGGAATGGAATGTTAAAGCAcgtaaaatatttgttatttctcAGTATGTTGAAGCTGGGCCTCTAGCACATGACATTGTTGAAGTTCCCAACTCTGGGGGACTTGCATTTCTATTCAGGGCTGGTGATGTTCTCTTAATGGATCTTAGAGATCATCGCAACCCATCCTGTGTCTGTAAGACTAACTTGAACTTCTTACCCCATGCCATGGAAGAGCAGACTTATGTGGAAGACTCTTGTAAATTACACGATGTTGATGATGAACGCTTTAGTGTTGCTGCCTGTGCTTTGTTGGAGCTGAGTGATTATGATCCTATGTGCATAGACAGTGACAATGGTGGTGCTAATTCAGGTTACAAATACATATGCTCGTGGAGTTGGGAACCTGAAAATAATAGAGATCCTAAGATGATTTTCTGTGTAGATACTGGGgaattttttatgattgaaGTCCTTTTTAATTCTGAAGGCCCTAAAGTTAATCTGTCTGAGTGTCTCTATAAAGGTCTACCCTGTAAAGCACTTTTGTGGGTTGAAGGTGGATATCTTGCTGCCCTTGTGGAAATGGGGGATGGTATGGTCCTGAAATTGGAAGATGGAAGGCTGTgttatacaaaccctattcaaAACATTGCACCAATCTTGGATATGGAAGTTGTAGATTATCATGATGAGAAGCATGATCAAATGTTTGCTTGCTGTGGTGTGGCACCAGAGGGCTCATTAAGGATTATTCGAAATGGTATTAATGTGGAAAATCTACATAGGACTGCTTCTATATATCAAGGGGTAAGTGGTACTTGGACTGTCCGAATGAAAGTTACGGATTCACACCATTCTTTTCTAGTTCTATCATTTCTTGACGAAACCAGAATATTGTCAGTTGGCTTAAGTTTTACTGATGTGACTGATTCAGTCGGTTTCCAACCTAATGTCTGTACTTTGGCATGCGGCCTTGTGACTGATGGTTTGCTTGTTCAGATCCACCGATCTACTGTTAAGCTTTGTTTGCCCACTAAGGCTTCTCATTCTGAAGGTATCCCTTTGTCCTCTCCTATTTGCACATCTTGGTCTCCAGACAATGTGGGTATTAGTTTGGGGGCAGTTGGGCATAATTTCATAGTTGTGTCAACCACTAACCCATGCTTTCTGTTTATCCTTGGGGTTAGATTGCTATCAGTTTATCaatatgaaatttatgaaaTGCAACATTTGGTACTGCAGAATGAATTATCGTGCATTTCCATCCCCGGACAAGAAATTGAGCAAAAACAATCAAATTCGTCCATTTCTGCTAATAATAGTAGCATCTCTTCTTTCCAAAGTGGGGTGGACATCAATAAAACCTTTGTTATTGGCACACATAAGCCTTCCGTGGAAATTTGGTTTTTTGCACCAGGTGGAGGAATTACAGTAGTTGCTTGTGGGACAATTTCATTAACAAATACAATAGGGTCTGTCAAAAGTGATTCTATACCCCAAGATGTACGGCTTGTATCTGCTGATAAGTATTATGTTCTTGCTGGATTGAGGAATGGAATGCTCCTTCGCTTCGAGTGGCCGGCAGAACCATGTCCTTCATCACCAATAAATATGGTGGATACTGCTTTATCTTCTACAAATTTGGTAAATTCTGTGACTAATGCTTTTGACAAGAGAAATGACCTTCCTTCCATGCTTCAATTGATCGCCATTCGACGAATTGGCATTACTCCAATTTTTTTGGTGCCCCTGGGTGATACACTGGATGCCGATATAATTGTTCTTGCTGATAGGCCTTGGCTGTTGCATAGTGCAAGACAAGGCCTTTCCTATACTTCTATCTCATTTCAACCAGCCACACATGTAACTCCTGTTTCCTGTGTTGAGTTTCCAAAAGGAATATTATTTGTTGCAGAAAACAGTTTACATCTG GTGGAGATGGGCCACGGCAAGAGACTTAATGTGCAGAAGTTTCATTTAGAGGGCACTCCACGGAAGGTCTTGTATCATGATGAAAGCAAGATGTTGCTTGTGATGAGGACTGAACTGAATTGTGGTCCATGTTTGTCTGACATATGTTGTGTGGATTCCCTAAGTGGGTCAGTACTGTCATCTTTTAGACTTGAACTTGGAGAAACAGGAAAATCTATGGAATTAGTAAGAGTTGGAAGTGAGCAGGTGCTTGTTGTTGGAACTAGTCTGTCTTCTGGTCCGCACACAATGCCCACTGGTGAAGCTGAAAG TTGCAAGGGTCGTCTTCTTGTTCTCTGTCTTGATCATGTGCAAAATTCAGATAGTGGTTCAATGACATTCTGTTCAAAGGCAGGGTCATCATCTCAAAAAACTTCACCATTCCATGAAATTGTTACATATGCTCCTGAACTGTTATCGAGCAGTAGCCTTGGCAGCAGTCCGGATGATAATAGTTCTGATGGCATCAAACTTCATGAAAATGAAGTATGGCAGTTCCGATTGGCTTATGCAACTAAATGGCCAGGAGTTGTACTTAAAATCTGTCCTTATCTTGATCATTACTTCTTGGCAACAGCTGGCAATGCT TTCTATGTTTGTGGTTTCCCTAATGACAATCCTCAAAGAGTGAGAAGGTATGCTATGGGAAGGACGCGCTACATGATAACATCTTTGACTGCACATTTGACTAGAATTGCAGTTGGTGATTGTCGTGATGGTATCCTTTTATATTCTTATCATGAG GAAGCAAAAAAATTGGAGCTACTTTACAATGACCCATCACAAAGGATAGTTGCTGATTGCATTCTCATGGATGCTGATACTGCTGTTGTTTCGGATCGTAAAGGAAGCATTGCTGTTTTATGTTCAGATCACTTGGAAG ACAATGCAGGTGCACAATGCAACATGACACTAAGCTGCGCTTATTTCATGGCTGAGATAGCTATGAGCATCAAGAAG gGCTCATATTCATACAGACTTCCAGCTGATGATGTTTTGGAAGGTGGAAATGGCCCCAAGACAAATGTTGATTCATTACAAAATACTATTATTGCCAGTACCCTGTTAGGAAGCATAATGATCTTCATTCCTTTATCAAG GGAAGAATATGAGCTCTTAGAAGTAGTGCAAGCAAGACTTGTTGTCCATCATTTGACAGCGCCTGTTCTAGGAAATGATCATCATGAGTTTCGCAGTCGCGAAAATCGG GTTGGAGTACCCAAGATACTTGATGGTGACATCTTGACCCAGTTTCTGGAGCTGACAAGTATGCAGCAAAAGATGATTTTGTCACTGGAGCAACCGGATATGGTAAAACCAAGTTTGAAGCCACTCCTACCCTCTCATGTTTCTGTAAATCAGGTGGTTCAACTTCTTGAACGAGTCCATGATGCTCTGAACTAA
- the LOC114399751 gene encoding spliceosome-associated protein 130 A-like isoform X1 gives MAVSEEECSSAKSGSSGPSSSSSSASRYYLSKCVFRGSVVLHVLHAHIRSPSSNDVVFGKETSIELVVIDEDGNVQSVFDQPVFGTLKDLAILPWNEKFRAARDPQLWGKDLLVATSDSGKLSLLTFCNEMHRFVPVTHIQLSNPGNQMDFPGRKLAVDSSGCFIAASAYEDRLALFSLSMSSGDIIDERIVYPSESEGTASTSRSIQRTSISVTIWSICFISQDSRQPSKEHNPVLALIINRREALLNELLLLEWNVKARKIFVISQYVEAGPLAHDIVEVPNSGGLAFLFRAGDVLLMDLRDHRNPSCVCKTNLNFLPHAMEEQTYVEDSCKLHDVDDERFSVAACALLELSDYDPMCIDSDNGGANSGYKYICSWSWEPENNRDPKMIFCVDTGEFFMIEVLFNSEGPKVNLSECLYKGLPCKALLWVEGGYLAALVEMGDGMVLKLEDGRLCYTNPIQNIAPILDMEVVDYHDEKHDQMFACCGVAPEGSLRIIRNGINVENLHRTASIYQGVSGTWTVRMKVTDSHHSFLVLSFLDETRILSVGLSFTDVTDSVGFQPNVCTLACGLVTDGLLVQIHRSTVKLCLPTKASHSEGIPLSSPICTSWSPDNVGISLGAVGHNFIVVSTTNPCFLFILGVRLLSVYQYEIYEMQHLVLQNELSCISIPGQEIEQKQSNSSISANNSSISSFQSGVDINKTFVIGTHKPSVEIWFFAPGGGITVVACGTISLTNTIGSVKSDSIPQDVRLVSADKYYVLAGLRNGMLLRFEWPAEPCPSSPINMVDTALSSTNLVNSVTNAFDKRNDLPSMLQLIAIRRIGITPIFLVPLGDTLDADIIVLADRPWLLHSARQGLSYTSISFQPATHVTPVSCVEFPKGILFVAENSLHLVEMGHGKRLNVQKFHLEGTPRKVLYHDESKMLLVMRTELNCGPCLSDICCVDSLSGSVLSSFRLELGETGKSMELVRVGSEQVLVVGTSLSSGPHTMPTGEAESCKGRLLVLCLDHVQNSDSGSMTFCSKAGSSSQKTSPFHEIVTYAPELLSSSSLGSSPDDNSSDGIKLHENEVWQFRLAYATKWPGVVLKICPYLDHYFLATAGNAFYVCGFPNDNPQRVRRYAMGRTRYMITSLTAHLTRIAVGDCRDGILLYSYHEEAKKLELLYNDPSQRIVADCILMDADTAVVSDRKGSIAVLCSDHLEASDNAGAQCNMTLSCAYFMAEIAMSIKKGSYSYRLPADDVLEGGNGPKTNVDSLQNTIIASTLLGSIMIFIPLSREEYELLEVVQARLVVHHLTAPVLGNDHHEFRSRENRVGVPKILDGDILTQFLELTSMQQKMILSLEQPDMVKPSLKPLLPSHVSVNQVVQLLERVHDALN, from the exons ATGGCGGTTTCCGAAGAAGAATGCTCTTCTGCGAAGTCAGGTTCATCAGGTCCctcttcttcgtcttcctccgccTCGCGTTACTACCTCTCCAAGTGCGTTTTCAGAGGCAGCGTCGTTCTTCATGTCCTCCACGCTCACATCCGTTCTCCCTCCTCAAACGACGTCGTTTTCGGCAAG gaGACATCTATAGAATTGGTGGTTATTGATGAGGATGGGAATGTGCAATCTGTGTTTGATCAGCCTGTCTTTGGCACCCTCAAAGATCTTGCCATATTGCCCTGGAATGAGAAATTTCGTGCCGCGCGTGATCCGCAG CTGTGGGGTAAAGACCTTTTGGTTGCTACATCTGATTCTGGGAAGTTGTCGTTGCTTACATTTTGCAATGAAATGCATAG GTTTGTACCTGTAACACATATTCAGCTATCTAATCCTGGAAACCAAATGGATTTTCCTGGAAGAAAGCTAGCAGTTGATTCCAG TGGTTGTTTTATTGCTGCCAGTGCATATGAAGATCGGTTGGCTTTGTTTTCTTTGTCAATGTCCAGTGGTGATATCATTGATGAG AGAATTGTATATCCTTCTGAAAGTGAAGGGACTGCAAGTACTTCCAGAAGCATCCAAAGAACCAGTATAAGTGTTACTATTTGGAGCATCTGTTTCATTTCACAAGATTCCAGACAACCAAGCAAGGAGCATAATCCTGTACTAGCTCTTATTATAAATAG GAGGGAAGCGCTTCTAAATGAACTGCTATTATTGGAATGGAATGTTAAAGCAcgtaaaatatttgttatttctcAGTATGTTGAAGCTGGGCCTCTAGCACATGACATTGTTGAAGTTCCCAACTCTGGGGGACTTGCATTTCTATTCAGGGCTGGTGATGTTCTCTTAATGGATCTTAGAGATCATCGCAACCCATCCTGTGTCTGTAAGACTAACTTGAACTTCTTACCCCATGCCATGGAAGAGCAGACTTATGTGGAAGACTCTTGTAAATTACACGATGTTGATGATGAACGCTTTAGTGTTGCTGCCTGTGCTTTGTTGGAGCTGAGTGATTATGATCCTATGTGCATAGACAGTGACAATGGTGGTGCTAATTCAGGTTACAAATACATATGCTCGTGGAGTTGGGAACCTGAAAATAATAGAGATCCTAAGATGATTTTCTGTGTAGATACTGGGgaattttttatgattgaaGTCCTTTTTAATTCTGAAGGCCCTAAAGTTAATCTGTCTGAGTGTCTCTATAAAGGTCTACCCTGTAAAGCACTTTTGTGGGTTGAAGGTGGATATCTTGCTGCCCTTGTGGAAATGGGGGATGGTATGGTCCTGAAATTGGAAGATGGAAGGCTGTgttatacaaaccctattcaaAACATTGCACCAATCTTGGATATGGAAGTTGTAGATTATCATGATGAGAAGCATGATCAAATGTTTGCTTGCTGTGGTGTGGCACCAGAGGGCTCATTAAGGATTATTCGAAATGGTATTAATGTGGAAAATCTACATAGGACTGCTTCTATATATCAAGGGGTAAGTGGTACTTGGACTGTCCGAATGAAAGTTACGGATTCACACCATTCTTTTCTAGTTCTATCATTTCTTGACGAAACCAGAATATTGTCAGTTGGCTTAAGTTTTACTGATGTGACTGATTCAGTCGGTTTCCAACCTAATGTCTGTACTTTGGCATGCGGCCTTGTGACTGATGGTTTGCTTGTTCAGATCCACCGATCTACTGTTAAGCTTTGTTTGCCCACTAAGGCTTCTCATTCTGAAGGTATCCCTTTGTCCTCTCCTATTTGCACATCTTGGTCTCCAGACAATGTGGGTATTAGTTTGGGGGCAGTTGGGCATAATTTCATAGTTGTGTCAACCACTAACCCATGCTTTCTGTTTATCCTTGGGGTTAGATTGCTATCAGTTTATCaatatgaaatttatgaaaTGCAACATTTGGTACTGCAGAATGAATTATCGTGCATTTCCATCCCCGGACAAGAAATTGAGCAAAAACAATCAAATTCGTCCATTTCTGCTAATAATAGTAGCATCTCTTCTTTCCAAAGTGGGGTGGACATCAATAAAACCTTTGTTATTGGCACACATAAGCCTTCCGTGGAAATTTGGTTTTTTGCACCAGGTGGAGGAATTACAGTAGTTGCTTGTGGGACAATTTCATTAACAAATACAATAGGGTCTGTCAAAAGTGATTCTATACCCCAAGATGTACGGCTTGTATCTGCTGATAAGTATTATGTTCTTGCTGGATTGAGGAATGGAATGCTCCTTCGCTTCGAGTGGCCGGCAGAACCATGTCCTTCATCACCAATAAATATGGTGGATACTGCTTTATCTTCTACAAATTTGGTAAATTCTGTGACTAATGCTTTTGACAAGAGAAATGACCTTCCTTCCATGCTTCAATTGATCGCCATTCGACGAATTGGCATTACTCCAATTTTTTTGGTGCCCCTGGGTGATACACTGGATGCCGATATAATTGTTCTTGCTGATAGGCCTTGGCTGTTGCATAGTGCAAGACAAGGCCTTTCCTATACTTCTATCTCATTTCAACCAGCCACACATGTAACTCCTGTTTCCTGTGTTGAGTTTCCAAAAGGAATATTATTTGTTGCAGAAAACAGTTTACATCTG GTGGAGATGGGCCACGGCAAGAGACTTAATGTGCAGAAGTTTCATTTAGAGGGCACTCCACGGAAGGTCTTGTATCATGATGAAAGCAAGATGTTGCTTGTGATGAGGACTGAACTGAATTGTGGTCCATGTTTGTCTGACATATGTTGTGTGGATTCCCTAAGTGGGTCAGTACTGTCATCTTTTAGACTTGAACTTGGAGAAACAGGAAAATCTATGGAATTAGTAAGAGTTGGAAGTGAGCAGGTGCTTGTTGTTGGAACTAGTCTGTCTTCTGGTCCGCACACAATGCCCACTGGTGAAGCTGAAAG TTGCAAGGGTCGTCTTCTTGTTCTCTGTCTTGATCATGTGCAAAATTCAGATAGTGGTTCAATGACATTCTGTTCAAAGGCAGGGTCATCATCTCAAAAAACTTCACCATTCCATGAAATTGTTACATATGCTCCTGAACTGTTATCGAGCAGTAGCCTTGGCAGCAGTCCGGATGATAATAGTTCTGATGGCATCAAACTTCATGAAAATGAAGTATGGCAGTTCCGATTGGCTTATGCAACTAAATGGCCAGGAGTTGTACTTAAAATCTGTCCTTATCTTGATCATTACTTCTTGGCAACAGCTGGCAATGCT TTCTATGTTTGTGGTTTCCCTAATGACAATCCTCAAAGAGTGAGAAGGTATGCTATGGGAAGGACGCGCTACATGATAACATCTTTGACTGCACATTTGACTAGAATTGCAGTTGGTGATTGTCGTGATGGTATCCTTTTATATTCTTATCATGAG GAAGCAAAAAAATTGGAGCTACTTTACAATGACCCATCACAAAGGATAGTTGCTGATTGCATTCTCATGGATGCTGATACTGCTGTTGTTTCGGATCGTAAAGGAAGCATTGCTGTTTTATGTTCAGATCACTTGGAAG CATCAGACAATGCAGGTGCACAATGCAACATGACACTAAGCTGCGCTTATTTCATGGCTGAGATAGCTATGAGCATCAAGAAG gGCTCATATTCATACAGACTTCCAGCTGATGATGTTTTGGAAGGTGGAAATGGCCCCAAGACAAATGTTGATTCATTACAAAATACTATTATTGCCAGTACCCTGTTAGGAAGCATAATGATCTTCATTCCTTTATCAAG GGAAGAATATGAGCTCTTAGAAGTAGTGCAAGCAAGACTTGTTGTCCATCATTTGACAGCGCCTGTTCTAGGAAATGATCATCATGAGTTTCGCAGTCGCGAAAATCGG GTTGGAGTACCCAAGATACTTGATGGTGACATCTTGACCCAGTTTCTGGAGCTGACAAGTATGCAGCAAAAGATGATTTTGTCACTGGAGCAACCGGATATGGTAAAACCAAGTTTGAAGCCACTCCTACCCTCTCATGTTTCTGTAAATCAGGTGGTTCAACTTCTTGAACGAGTCCATGATGCTCTGAACTAA